GTCTGACCTCTGATCTGTGTTTTAGTTCCAGCATCATGGCCTTGCAGATCTCACTCCTCTCCTCGctctacattttagtcatttagcagacactcacacacagcaacttagtgcattcatcttatgatacactatacagttgaagtcggaagtttacatacaccttagccaaatacatttaaactcagtttttcacaattcctgacatttaatcctcgtaaaaattttaagaatgtgaaatgtcagaataatagtagagtgatttatttcagcttttataactttcatcacattcctagtgggtcagaagtttacatacactcaattagtatttggtagcattgtcttgaaatggtttaacttgggtcaaacatttcaggtagccttccgcaagcttcccacaataagttgggtgaattttggcccattcctcctgaccgctggtgtagctgagtcaggtttgtaggcctctttgctcgcacacactttcagttctgcctaAAAATgatctatgggattgaggttagggctttgtgatggccactccaataccttgacgttgttgtccttaagccattttgccacaagtttggaagtatgcttgaggtcattgtccatttggaagacccatttgcgaccaagctttaacttcctgactgatgtcttgagatgttgcttcaaaatatccacttTTGGATTttttatctattttgtgaagtgcacccaccagtccctcctgcagcaaagcacccccacaacatgatgccgccaccccgttcttcacggttaggatggtgttctttggcttgcaagcctccccctttttcctccaaacataacgatggtcattatggccaaacagttctatttttgtttcatcagaccagagggcatttctccaaaaagtatgatctttgtgcccatgtgcagttgcaaaccatagtctggctttttcatggcgatTTTGcatcagtggcttcttccttgctgagtggcctttcaggttatgtcgatataggacttgttttactgtggatatagatacttttgtacctgtttcctccagcatcttcacaagatcctttgctgttgttctggaattgatttgcactttttgcaacaaagtacgttcatctctaggagacagaacgcgactccttcctgagcggtatgatggctgcatggtcccatggtgtttatacttgcgtactattgtttgtacagatgaacgtggtaccttcaggcgtttggaaattactcccaaggatgaaccagacttgtggaggtctacaattatttttctgagttcttggctgatttcctttgattttcccatgatatcaagcaaagaggcactgagtttaaaggtaggccttgaaatacatccacaggtacacctccaattgactcaaatgatgtcaatgagtctatcggaagcttctaaagccatgacataattttctagaattatccaagctgtttaaaggcacagtaaacttagtgtatgtaaacttctgacccactggaattgtgatacagtgaattgtaagtgaaataatgtctgtaaacaattgttggaccgattacttgtcatgcacaaagtagatgtcctatccgaatggccaaaactatagattgttaacaagaaatttgtagagtggttgaaaaatgagttttattgactccaacctatgtgtatgtaaacttcctacttcaactgtatatacaaaagtatgtggacacccctttgaATTTGTAGactctgctatttcagccacatccgttgatGACAGTggtccgtactgaagagctcagtgactttcaacatggcatagtcataggatgccacctttccaacaagtcagtttgtcaaatttctgccctgctagaactgcccctttcaactgtaagtgctgttattgtgaagtggaaacgtctaggagtaacaacggctcagccgagaagtagtaggccacacaagcgcaCAGAACATGACCTCGGAGTGCTAAAGTGCGTAAAAattgcctgtcctcggttgcaacactcactactgagttctaaactgcttctggaagcaagaACTGtgtgttgggagcttcatgaaattggttcccatggccgagcagcatcACACAAACCTAAGAccagcgtcggctggagtggcgtaaagctcgccaccattgaactctggagcagtggaaacacgttctctggagtgatgaatcacgcttcaccatctggcagtccaatggatgaatctgggtttggcggatgccaggagaacactacctgcccgaatgcatagtgccaactgtaaagtttggtggaggaggaataatggtctggggctgtttttcatggttagggataggccccttagttccagtgaagggaaatcttaactctacagcatacatgCTAGACGATCCTGTGCTTCCATTTTTAGggaagccctttcctgtttcagcatgacaatgctcccgtgcacaaagcgaggtccatacagaaatggtttgtcaagatctgtgtggaagaacttgactggcctgcacagaggactggcctgcacagagccctgacctaaaccccatcgAACAGCTTGGGGATGAAtaggaacgccgactgcgagccaggcctaatcgcctcaacatcagtgcccgacctcactaatgctcttggggCTGAATGGAAGCTGCAGTCcctgcaacaatgttccaacatctagtggaaagccttcccataagagtggaggctgttacagcagtaAAGGGGAATcatctccatattaatgcccatgattttgtaatgagatgtttacttttgatcatgtagtgtatttctgtcTACGAGTTACACCGCATGAGTCTACCTGTCTCCCGTCTCCCAGGTACCAGAAGCATTTGAGCTGGGCACGGGACGTACTCCTAGCTCAAGGATTGGAAGAGGAGGTTGTCAATCAGATACTGCAGAGACTTTGTCAGCCAATGGAGCCAGGGCTCAGAGAGGAAAATGGAGATGATGACTGCCCAGCCAGCCCTCACAGGGGTGAGGAAACAGGGGCAAGGGCAGGTATCCCCCAAGACGTGGCCTCAGAGCAGGCAGGGACAGTGGGACAGCAGGGCCAGGCATCAGCCTCCTGGAGCCCAGAGGATCAGGGGGAGCAGGACAGTCGGTGTCCCCAGGCTAAGAGGCCTAGGAGTCAAGTAGACAGAGGGTTCGACCCACTGTCTGAGCTGTACCCCCAGGAGCCACAGCAGATAGACTCAGCGGCCCTGTCTACGGTCCGGTGCCCCAGGCATGATGACTTGCTGGTTGACTGTGGCTGTCGCCTGGAGGACAGCGTGCTGGAGACCCTCAccctgcagagagacagacagacagaggcaggccGACAGGGGGCAGACCGTGGGTATGAGTATGTACTGGTGATGGAAGAGAAGAATAGTGTTGTCAAGGTACAGTGTAATTATCAGGTCAAATCATTTAACACATTTTCTCACAAGTTGTTCCTGACCAGGTGGCCCAACCAGGAAAACCTCTGAGCCCTAGTCGTAATCCGGAGTTTGTCCTGGTCAGGTCTTGTGGTCAGGAATAACCCTGGTCTGACTCGTTATTCAGTGTGATGGTCTGTATAAACTAGAACCTTGTGTTCTGTGTAGCGTAGGCCTACTGTGTCAGACCTTGCTAACAGTGTTCTTATTAAcatgtaatataataataatgttaCTGATGTGTTTTGGGATCTTAGATATATTTAATTATTATTCGTcgtttcatgtttttttttaccccctttttctccccaatttcgtgatatctaattggtagttacaattctgtctcatcgctgcaactccccaacgggctccggagaggcgaaggtcaagtcatgcgtcctccgaaacgtTACCCGCcaggccgcactgcttcttaacacccgctcacttaacccagaagccagccgcaccaacgtgtcggaggaaacactgttcaactgatgacTGAGGTCAGCTAGTAAGCACCCGGCCCGCAACAAGGAGTCGCTGGAGTGCGATGGCACaaggaaagcccccccccccccccccccccctggccaaaccctcccctaacctggtgcgatgctgggccaattgtgggccgTCCAATGGGACTCCCGGTCCTGGcgggctgtgacacagcctgggatcaaacgcCAGGCAGTAGTGAAGCCTCAACACTGCTACGTGTCGGAGGCCCTGGGATCTTACATAGACCACCCTGGGATCATTTTTCTAACTGATGTTCTGTGTGTTCcagcagggcagagcagggccAGGGATGACAGCGAGGAGAGTGTGTAGAGTCAACCCCTTCAGACTGCTAGAGTACCTTCAACTGACTCTGGAGGAGGTAAGACACCATCCACTCTGCTCTTCTCTGTATTCTAATCTGTTCTGAACCATAGTTTGGCTTTGATAGAGGCAATCAATAACATGTTAATGAGGATTGTATTGTCACAGCTGgatctgatgatgatgatgatgatgatgatgaggaattGTGTTAATGAAACGTGTTTGTGTGACTGCTTGGACACTCAGTCCTCACGACTCTGGAATAATGAAAAGCTCAACTCCAGCACAAtacatgtttttcttttttttgatgAGCTGCTGGTGTGAGGTCTGATCAGGTCTGCTGGTGTGAGGTCTGATCAGGTCTGCTGGTGTGAGGTCTGATCAGGTCTGCTGGTGTGAGGTCTGATCAGGTCTGCTGGTGTGAGGTCTGATCAGGTCTGCTGGTGTGAGGTCTGATCAGGTCTGCTGGTGTGAGGTCTGATCAGGTCTGCTGGTGTGAGGTCTGATCAGGTCTGCTGGTGTGAGGTCTGATCAGGTCTGCTGGTGTGAGGTCTGATCAGGTCTGCTGGTGTGGGGTCTGATCGTGTGGGGTTTGATCAGGTTTGCTGGTATGAGGTCTGCTGGTGTGAGGTTTGATCAGGTCTGCTCGTGTGAGGTCTGATCAGGTCTGCTGGTGTGAGGTCTGCTGGTGTGAGGTTTGATCAGGTCTGCTCGTGTGAAGTCTGCCGGGGTGAGGTCTTGCCGGGCCTGCCGGGGTGAGGTCTGGCCGGGCCTGCCGGGGTGAGGTCTGGCCGGGCCTGCCGGGGTGAGGTCTGGCCGGGCCTGCCGGGGTGAGGTCTGGCCGGGCCTGCCGGGGTGAGGTCTGGCCGGGCCTGCCGGGGTGAGGTCTGGCCGGGCCTGCCGGGGTGAGGTCTGGCCGGGCCTGCCGGGGTGAGGTCTGGCCGGGTCTGCTGGTCAGGTCTGCTGGTGTGAGGTCTGCTGGTGAGGTCTGATCAGATCTGCTGGTGTCAGGTCTGAGCAGATCTGCTAGTGTGAGGTCTGCTGAGGTAGAGAGGTATTGGAGTTGATTGTTTGACCTCACAGAGCTGTTAGTATTCTGAAGTGAGGCTGAGGTACTCAACTCACTCCCGTCCCCACAACCCTCCCTGTCCCCTGTCTCCACAACCCTCCCTTGTCCTCACAACCCTCCCTTGTCCTCACATCCTCACAACCCTCCCTTGTCCTCACAACCCTCCCTTGTCTCCACCACCATCCCTTGTCCCCACCACCATCCCTTGTCCTCACAATCCTCCCTTGTCTCCACCACCATCCTTTGTCCCCACCACCCTCCCTTGTCCCCACCaccctccctgtcctctgtccccacCACCCTCCTGTCCTGATGACACCTGCACTACCACCACCAATACTGTGCCCCTAGTGCACTAGAGTGCCATTATCTAGGGTGTTGTAAAGCAACTTTTTCTGAgccaagatcactttctgagtcaaaatgcaggCCGAGATCTTTTTCTCAAACTTTTTTAAATGTCTTTAAAAGATCGTAAGCCTATGCAACAGTAACCTATTAAAaagtactgtagcaatgaggtttgtgccataggctataggcccaatacattatcaatgCATTTTGGCtgtgcttgaattgccctgccaatgttgttcttcaCCAACcattttaaaattatatttcaacaagtCAGGTATACAGtgcagtcggaaagtattcaggccccttgactttttccacattttgttacgttacagccttgttctaaaatgttttCAATTGTttattcccctcatcaatctacgcataatacaccataatgacaaagcaaaaacagattattagaaatgttagcaaatttataaaaaattaacAGAAGTATCGCATTTACACAAGaataatttagaccctttacaagaggtcgaccgattaatctgaatggccgattaattagggccgatttcaagttgtcataacaatcggaaatctgtatttttggacaccaatttgggcttttttttgtctttcttttttttacacctttatttaaccttttatttaaccaagtaagtcagttaagaaaacattcttattttcaatgacggcttaggaacagtgggttaactgccttgttcaggtgcagaacaacagatttttaccttgtcagctctgggattcaatcttgcaaccttacggttaactagtccaatgctctaaccacctgctttacattgcactccacgaggagcctgcctgttacgcgaatgcagtaaggtaagttgctagctagcattaaccttatcttataaaaaacaatcaattaatcaatcataatcactagttaactacacatggttgatgatattactagtttatctagcgtgtcctgcgttgcatataatcgatgcggtgcgtattcgcgaaaaaggactgtcgttgctccaatgtgtacctaaccataaacatcaatacctttcttaaaatcaatacacaagtatatatttttaaacctgcatatttagttaatattgcctgctaccatgactcgttgcgaactgtgtgaagactatttcttcctaactaagacagccaactttgccaaacgggagatgatttaacaaaagcgcatttgcgaaaaaagcacaatcgttgcacgattgtacctaaccataaacatcaatgcctttctcaaaatcaatacacagaagtatatattttttaacctgcatatttagctaaggaaatccaggttagcaggcaatattaaccaggtgaaattgtcacttctcttgcgctaattgcacgcagagtcagtgtatatgcaacagtttaggccgcctaatttgccagaattttacgtaattatgacataacattgaaggttgtgcaatgtaacaggaatatttagacttatggatgccacccgatTCCGTATTTCACGGAAAGAATGAACttcttgtttttgaaatgatagtttccggatttgatcatattaatggcctaaggctcgtatttcagggggttattatgttataactaagtctatgatttgatagagcagtctgactgagcggtggtaggcaccagcatgCTCGTAAggattcattcaaacagcactttcgtgcatttgacagcagctcttcgctgtgcttcaagcattgcgccgtttatgacttcaagcctatcaactcccaagattaggctggtgtaaccgatgtgaaatggctagctagttcgCGAGGTgcgcgtttcaaacgtcactcgctctgagacttggagtagttgttccccttcccgcggattttgtggagcgatgggtaacgctgcttcgagggtggctgttgtcgttgtgttcctggttcgagcccaggtagtgGCGATTAGGGGGACGGAAGctttactgttacactggcaatactaaagtgcctataagaacatctaatagtgaaaggtatatgaaatacaaatcatatagagagaaatagtcctataatttctataataactacaacctaaaacttcttacctgggaatattgaagactcatgttaaaaggaaccaccagctttcatatgttctcatgttctgagcaaggaacttaaacgttagctttcttacatggcacatattgcacttttactttcttctccaacactttgtttttgcattatttaaaccaaattgaacatgtttcattatttatttgaggctaaattgattttagtgatgtattatattaagttaaaataagtgttcattcagtattgttgtaattgtcattattacaaataaatacatttaaagtatcgtccgattaatcggtattggcttttttctggtcctccaataatcggtatcggcgtttgaaaatcataatcggtcgacctctaccctttactcagtactttgttgatgcacctttggcagcgattacagcatcgagtcttcttgggtatgacgctacaagctggacacctgtatttggggagtttctccaattcttctctgcagatcctctcaagctctataaGAGtgtatggggagcgttgctgcacagctattttcaggtttttccagagatgttcaagtcagggtctggctgggccactcaagaacgttcagagacttgtcccgaagccactcctgcgttgttttgcttgtgtgcttagagtcgttgtcctgttggaacctGGTGAACCTtcttcccagtctgaggtcctgagcactctggagcaggttttcatcaaggatctctctgtactttgctctgttcatctttccctcgatcctgtctagtctctgtccctgccactgaaaaacatccccacagcatgatgctgccaccaccatgcttcgccaTAAGGAAGTTGCCAGGTTTCTTTcatatgtgacgcttggcattcaggccaaagagttgaatcttggtttcatcagaccagagaatcttgtttctcgtggtctgagagtcctttaggtgacttttgggaaactccaagcgggctgtcatgtgcctttttactgaggagtggcttccgtttagccactttaccataaaggcctgattggtggagtgctgcagagatgattgtccttctggaagattctcccatctccacagaggaactctggagctctgtcagagtgaccatcaggttcttggtcacccccctgaccaaggcccttctcccccggttgctcagtttggctgggcagccagctctaggaagagtcttggtggttcaaaacttcttccatttaagaatgatggaggctactgtgttcttggggaccttcaatgctgcagacattttttggtacccttacccagatctgtgcctcaacgcaAATCcatcttggagctctacggacaattcctttgaccttatggcttggtttttgctctgatatgctcggtcaactgtgggaacttatatagacaggtgtgcctttccaaatcatgtccaatcaattgggttttacactagaagcttattacctaaattggaacaattgaaagtgtgggttcacagatatgttggtcattactgagacttAGTTAAGGAAGAGTGTTGTGAATACTGATATTAACCTTTCTGGTtctaacctttttcggcaaggcagatcttccaaaggtgggtgagtggcaatctttaccaaggatcacctacAGTGCTCGATTGTCTCCACGGAGTCTGTCCCcaaagcattaaactttcaaatagctttgttgactgttgctgggtgttatcgtccaccatcagcaccggcctgtaccctacctgccctcccTAATCTCTCTCCTGACGCCTTACACTAATTCTGAATTGGTCTTTCTAGTGCGTTgtgggacaaggatatccctgctggccaaactctcccctaacacggacgacgctgggccaattgtgcactccCCCATGTGTCTCCCGgacgcggccggctgcgacagagcctggactcgaactcAGAATctgtagtggcacagctagcactgccatgcagtgccttagaccactgcaccactcgggaggccatcacggatgaacttttaacaaggtacacctgttaatttaaatgcattccaggtgactacctcatgaagctggtggagagaatgccaagaatgggcaaagctgttatcaaggctactttgaagaatctcaaattaatTTTAGATTTAACAcatttggtttctacatgattccatatgtgttatttcatgtattcactattattcaacaatgtagaaaatagtcaaaataaaggaaaacccttgaatgagtaggtgtccaatcttttgactggtactgtaggtgaaAATACATAATTGGCGTACATTGTCGTAAATAGACAAGATATTGGGTTTCTTAAACAAGACGCAGGTGGAGCCAGGTAATTAAAGGAGGTGACTAGTCTTGCaatttaattttgtattttgaGTCTCGACACAATTCTATCTCGGAgctgtacggacaattcctttgacctcatggcttggattttctctgacatgcacggtcaactgtgggacctttatatagacaggtgtgtgtgtgtgcctttccaaatcatgtccaataagttgaatttaccacagggggactccaatcaagttgtagaaaaatctcaaggatggtccatggaaacaggatgcacctgagcggAATTTCGAGGCTCATAGTAAAGGGTCCAAATATTTATGTTTtttgttaatacatttgcaaacatttctaaaaacttgtttttgttttgtcattatggggtattgtgtgtagattgatgacgggaaaaaatatatatttaatcaattttaggataaggctgcaacgtaacaaaatgtggagaaaaggaaggggtctgaatactttccaatgcATTGTAGGTTACATCACGAGCTGTAGTTGACTATCAACTTTGCTGTGGGATCGTGGAAGCTGCAGGTGATCTGAGCTATTTGATAGGCTAGCGGTAGGCCTAtaagtgcacttgatttgctctccagGCCCGGTaggcagagtttgtaccttcagacacacgAAATGGTTCAAAATTGGAACACTGACTACCCTGTTCGCAGGCcagctg
This is a stretch of genomic DNA from Oncorhynchus mykiss isolate Arlee chromosome 7, USDA_OmykA_1.1, whole genome shotgun sequence. It encodes these proteins:
- the tsen2 gene encoding tRNA-splicing endonuclease subunit Sen2 isoform X5, which produces MTDAVFQAPKRRPRVFEAYDAPFPVPLAAVGARLQQTLIYRADMVNQHVVVRDPEHIQALYGKGYFGKGILSRSRPDHSISHQWEKFGERVLPVISLFKYQKHLSWARDVLLAQGLEEEVVNQILQRLCQPMEPGLREENGDDDCPASPHRGEETGARAGIPQDVASEQAGTVGQQGQASASWSPEDQGEQDSRCPQAKRPRSQVDRGFDPLSELYPQEPQQIDSAALSTVRCPRHDDLLVDCGCRLEDSVLETLTLQRDRQTEAGRQGADRGYEYVLVMEEKNSVVKQGRAGPGMTARRVCRVNPFRLLEYLQLTLEECVVGQGYPCWPNSPLTRTTLGQLCTPPCVSRTRPAATEPGLELRICSGTASTAMQCLRPLHHSGGHHG
- the tsen2 gene encoding tRNA-splicing endonuclease subunit Sen2 isoform X6: MTDAVFQAPKRRPRVFEAYDAPFPVPLAAVGARLQQTLIYRADMVNQHVVVRDPEHIQALYGKGYFGKGILSRSRPDHSISHQWEKFGERVLPVISLFKYQKHLSWARDVLLAQGLEEEVVNQILQRLCQPMEPGLREENGDDDCPASPHRGEETGARAGIPQDVASEQAGTVGQQGQASASWSPEDQGEQDSRCPQAKRPRSQVDRGFDPLSELYPQEPQQIDSAALSTVRCPRHDDLLVDCGCRLEDSVLETLTLQRDRQTEAGRQGADRGYEYVLVMEEKNSVVKGRAGPGMTARRVCRVNPFRLLEYLQLTLEECVVGQGYPCWPNSPLTRTTLGQLCTPPCVSRTRPAATEPGLELRICSGTASTAMQCLRPLHHSGGHHG